A window of the Hevea brasiliensis isolate MT/VB/25A 57/8 chromosome 6, ASM3005281v1, whole genome shotgun sequence genome harbors these coding sequences:
- the LOC110659128 gene encoding xyloglucan endotransglucosylase/hydrolase protein 31: MASLLYLLLILMIPSSNNAQTPPSPGYYPSSRISTIGFDQGYRNLWGPQHQRLDQGTLTIWLDTYSGSGYKSLEPYQSGYFGAAIKLQPGYTAGVITSFYLSNNEEHPGNHDEIDIEFLGTTPDKPYTLQTNVYIRGSGDGRLIGREMKIHLWFDPTQDFHKYGILWTPSEILFFVDDIPIRRYPRKSDATFPLRPMWVYGSIWDASSWATEDGKYKADYSYQPFIGRYQNFKIGGCTANAPATCRPPSASPSVSGGLSQQQYSAMEWVQKNYLAYDYCADPKRDHTETPEC; encoded by the exons ATGGCTTCTCTTCTTTATCTTCTACTCATTCTAATGATCCCTTCAAGCAACAATGCTCAAACTCCACCTTCACCTGGCTACTACCCTAGTTCCAGAATTAGCACTATAGGATTTGATCAAGGTTATAGAAACCTTTGGGGTCCTCAGCATCAAAGACTAGACCAAGGCACATTAACAATATGGCTTGATACTTACTCAG GAAGTGGGTATAAATCACTTGAGCCATATCAGTCAGGATATTTTGGTGCTGCCATCAAGCTTCAACCTGGTTACACTGCAGGAGTCATTACATCATTCTAT CTTTCAAACAATGAAGAACATCCTGGAAACCATGATGAAATTGATATTGAGTTCCTAGGAACAACTCCAGATAAGCCTTATACTTTGCAGACCAATGTCTATATCAGAGGAAGTGGGGATGGAAGACTTATTGGAAGAGAAATGAAAATCCATCTTTGGTTTGATCCTACACAAGATTTTCATAAGTATGGCATTCTGTGGACCCCCAGTGAGATCCT ATTTTTTGTCGATGATATTCCTATTAGAAGGTATCCAAGAAAAAGTGATGCCACATTTCCACTGAGGCCAATGTGGGTTTATGGCTCAATATGGGATGCATCATCGTGGGCCACTGAGGATGGAAAATACAAAGCAGATTATAGTTACCAACCATTCATTGGTAGgtatcaaaatttcaaaattggtgGGTGCACTGCAAATGCTCCTGCTACCTGCCGGCCACCCTCAGCCTCTCCATCTGTCTCCGGTGGCCTCAGCCAGCAGCAGTACTCGGCCATGGAATGGGTTCAGAAGAATTACTTGGCTTATGACTATTGTGCGGATCCAAAGAGAGATCACACCGAAACACCTGAGTGTTAG
- the LOC110659127 gene encoding vacuolar protein sorting-associated protein 24 homolog 1 encodes MEKMMNMIKPKQNPQQQLRDWQRRLRQECRNIERQIRDIQKEEKSVQKAIRDAAKRNDIGSAKSLAKEIVRSRRTVNRLYENKAQMNSISMHLGESVAIARTVGHLSKSSEVMKLVNNLMKAPEVAATMQEFSKEMTKAGVIEEFVNDAVDNALDSEDIEEEIEEEVDKVLTAIAGETAAQLPEAVRKERVKQSAGTARTAEEEEAIAEGVDDEEELEEIRARLAKVRS; translated from the exons ATGGAGAAAATGATGAACATGATAAAGCCGAAACAGAACCCACAGCAGCAATTGAGAGATTGGCAGCGCAGACTCCGCCAAGAGTGTCGCAATATCGAACGCCAAATCCGAG ATATACAGAAAGAGGAGAAAAGTGTGCAGAAAGCAATCAGAGATGCTGCCAAGAGGAATGACATCGGTTCTGCCAAG TCACTTGCTAAGGAAATTGTGAGATCTAGAAGAACAGTGAACCGGCTTTATGAAAATAAGGCGCAAATGAATTCAATATCAATGCACCTCGGTGAAAGTGTGG CAATTGCCCGTACAGTGGGCCATTTATCCAAGAGTTCTGAGGTCATGAAGCTTGTCAATAATCTCATGAAGGCTCCAGAAGTGGCTGCTACAATGCAAGAGTTTAGCAAAGAAATGACCAAG GCAGGGGTTATTGAGGAATTTGTGAATGATGCTGTTGACAATGCACTGGACTCAGAAGATATTGAAGAAGAAATTGAGGAAGAAGTTGACAAGGTCTTGACTGCTATAGCTGGTGAGACTGCTGCACAGCTACCAGAAGCAGTCAGGAAGGAAAGAGTGAAGCAATCAGCTGGGACAGCAAGAACAGCTGAGGAG GAAGAAGCCATTGCTGAGGGTGTTGATGATGAGGAAGAACTAGAAGAAATAAGGGCCCGACTTGCTAAAGTTAGGTCTTAA
- the LOC110659125 gene encoding serine carboxypeptidase-like — MASNFSYKFLSLFLYVSISSSSSYAIATSHHHDQLHFSSATNLAKLQAEKLIRAFNLFPKHSINMPTHVDSLVTGPQIVEKPLNLYLLGDPGPSVQDLGHHAGYYKIPHAKAARMFYFFFESRNSKDDPVVIWLTGGPGCSSELALFYENGPFHISKNNSLAWNDFGWDKASNLIYVDQPTGTGFSYTTDNNDIRHDENGVSNDLYDFLQAFFKKHPQFVKNDFYITGESYAGHYIPAFAARVHQGNKNKEGIQINLKGFAIGNGLTDPGIQYKAYTDYALDNKLIQQSEYDRINKLVPECEQAIKACGTDGESACETAFVNCNDIFSQIMDVVGNINYYDIRKECEGQLCYDFSDMETFLNKKVVRDALGVGDLSFVSCSSEVYEAMLSDWMRNLEAGIPALLEDGIRVLIYAGEEDLICNWLGNSRWVHAMEWSGQKDFGAAPTAPFVVEGAEAGQMKSHGPLTFLKVHEAGHMVPMDQPKAALQMLKSWMQGKLAVTRTKEGISPK, encoded by the exons ATGGCATCAAATTTCTCATACAAATTCCTTTCTTTGTTTCTTTATGTGTCCatttcttcatcttcctcatatgCAATTGCAACATCTCATCATCATgaccaacttcacttttcttcagcGACCAACTTGGCAAAACTGCAAGCAGAAAAGCTTATAAGAGCGTTTAACTTATTCCCTAAGCATTCTATCAACATGCCAACCCATGTTGATTCTTTAGTAACTGGTCCTCAGATTGTTGAGAAACCATTAAACTTGTATCTTCTTGGTGATCCAGGGCCTTCTGTTCAGGATTTGGGTCACCACGCTGGATACTATAAGATTCCCCATGCAAAAGCTGCAAG GATGTTCTACTTTTTCTTTGAATCGCGGAACAGCAAGGATGATCCTGTTGTCATATGGTTAACAGGAGGGCCTGGATGCAGCAGTGAATTGGCATTGTTTTATGAAAATGGTCCCTTCCATATTTCAAAGAACAACTCTCTTGCATGGAATGACTTTGGTTGGGATAAG GCATCAAACCTCATATACGTTGACCAGCCTACTGGAACTGGATTCAGTTACACAACAGATAATAATGACATTCGTCATGATGAGAATGGTGTTAGCAATGACTTGTATGATTTCTTGCAG GCCTTCTTCAAAAAGCATCCCCAGTTTGTCAAAAATGATTTTTACATAACTGGAGAATCTTATGCTGGGCACTACATCCCCGCTTTTGCTGCTAGGGTTCATCAAGGCAACAAAAACAAAGAAGGGATTCAGATAAACCTCAAG GGATTTGCCATTGGCAATGGTCTTACTGATCCTGGTATCCAATACAAAGCATACACGGATTATGCATTGGACAACAAGTTGATTCAGCAATCCGAATATGACAGAATTAACAAGTTGGTTCCAGAATGTGAGCAGGCAATCAAAGCTTGCG GCACAGATGGTGAATCTGCTTGTGAAACTGCCTTTGTCAATTGCAATGACATATTCTCTCAGATCATGGACGTTGTTGGTAATATAAAT TACTACGATATCCGAAAGGAATGTGAGGGGCAATTATGCTATGATTTTTCAGACATGGAGACATTCCTGAACAAGAAAGTAGTTAGAGATGCTCTAGGCGTAGGAGACCTAAGCTTTGTTTCCTGCAGTTCTGAGGTTTATGAGGCCATGCTTTCGGACTGGATGAGGAATCTTGAAGCGGGGATTCCTGCTCTTCTTGAGGATGGAATCAGGGTGCTTATCTATGCTGGAGAGGAGGATCTCATATGCAATTGGCTTG GAAATTCAAGATGGGTTCATGCAATGGAATGGTCTGGCCAGAAAGATTTTGGAGCCGCCCCAACTGCTCCATTTGTGGTTGAGGGTGCAGAAGCAGGACAAATGAAAAGCCATGGTCCTCTTACTTTCCTCAAG GTGCATGAGGCTGGTCACATGGTTCCAATGGATCAGCCAAAAGCTGCATTACAGATGCTAAAAAGCTGGATGCAAGGGAAGCTTGCTGTGACTAGAACTAAAGAAGGAATTTCTCCTAAGTGA
- the LOC110659126 gene encoding uncharacterized protein LOC110659126, translating into MEGNKPTTVMCTVLALDHSNLFYRACSVCERTLPDTPNSLCRFCDSFNPASSSSSKRLFRLLVSIATDTKVLNVICFDRAARVLFGCSADEFFDFAKIHPFAAANAGTILEGEMFKMTLSKPKNGNAQHLRAVSVLPLRTGFRPAIETLRELYGVRASS; encoded by the exons ATGGAGGGTAACAAGCCTACAACGGTGATGTGTACGGTACTTGCTTTGGACCATTCCAACCTCTTTTACAGAGCCTGCTCCGTCTGCGAGAGAACTCTTCCGGACACTCCTAATTCTCTCTGCAGATTCTGTGACAGCTTCAACCCCGCCTCTTCCTCCTCTTCCAAGCGTCTGTTTCGCCTCCTT GTTTCAATTGCCACAGATACCAAGGTGCTTAATGTCATCTGCTTTGATAGGGCTGCTAGAGTCTTGTTTGGATGCTCTGCTGATGAGTTTTTTGACTTCGCCAAGATTCACCCTTTTGCTG CCGCCAATGCTGGAACAATTCTAGAAGGGGAGATGTTTAAGATGACACTGTCAAAACCCAAGAATGGTAATGCACAACACTTGCGAGCAGTCTCAGTTTTGCCTTTGAGGACTGGTTTCCGGCCAGCAATTGAGACCTTAAGGGAATTGTATGGAGTAAGAGCAAGTTCTTGA
- the LOC110672216 gene encoding alpha-L-fucosidase 1 — protein MEEEKKIHKRNFNTIPISLHIHLNPILFFLSLFLLPICYSALLKPPPLPILPLPSAPQLQWQLTSMALFFHFGPNTFTDSEWGTGGADPSSFNPTRLNTTQWVQVAKDAGFNRVILTAKHHDGFCLWPSEYTDYSVKSSSWRNGAGDVVKELALSAKEAGLDLGLYLSPWDRHEVSYGKTLEYNEFYMGQMTELLTRYGEIKEVWLDGAKGEGEKDMEYFFDCWFSLIHQLQPGAVIFSDAGPDTRWIGDEAGVAGSTCWSLFNRSSAKIGATDPKYLQGGDPSGHDWVPAECDVSIRPGWFWHASEIPKSAMRLLDIYYKSVGRNCLLLLNVPPNSSGLVSAEDIKVLQEFTELQKSIFSYNLAKNALLSASSTRGGIVDSRFDPNNVLEEGIYTYWAPEENQSNWELYLDLSESVSFNVLQVQEPIQMGQRIIEFHLEIEKDGEWKKVINGTTVGYQRLLQFPTVESQHLKFVIDKTRADPLISFLGVYMDSFSLVGNKFDNSSQMHFNSSAVVQEARSNHFLNSSEVLRQTSPNHTQTAAL, from the exons ATGGAGGAGGAGAAGAAGATCCATAAGAGAAACTTTAACACGATACCCATCTCACTTCACATCcatttaaatccaattctcttctttctctcaCTCTTTCTATTACCCATTTGCTACTCTGCCCTCCTCAAGCCACCCCCACTTCCAATTTTGCCACTCCCCTCTGCCCCTCAGCTCCAATGGCAACTCACTTCCATGGCCCTCTTCTTTCACTTTGGTCCCAATACCTTCACAGACTCTGAGTGGGGTACTGGCGGAGCTGACCCTTCTTCATTCAACCCGACCCGCCTCAACACCACTCAGTGGGTTCAAGTGGCGAAAGATGCTGGCTTTAATCGTGTGATACTCACTGCGAAACACCATGATGGGTTCTGTTTATGGCCTAGCGAATATACAGATTACTCTGTGAAGTCAAGTTCTTGGAGGAATGGAGCTGGTGATGTTGTTAAAGAACTGGCTTTGTCTGCCAAAGAGGCTGGCTTGGATTTAGGCCTTTATCTTTCACCATGGGATAGGCATGAGGTGTCTTATGGGAAAACTCTGGAATATAATGAGTTCTACATGGGCCAAATGACTGAGTTGTTGACCAG gtaTGGAGAGATCAAAGAGGTATGGTTGGATGGTGCAAAAGGGGAGGGAGAGAAGGACATGGAGTACTTTTTTGATTGTTGGTTTAGTCTCATCCATCAATTACAGCCTGGGGCTGTCATATTTTCTGATGCTGGTCCTGATACAAGATGGATTGGGGATGAGGCTGGTGTTGCTGGGTCTACATGTTGGTCTCTTTTTAATCGAAGTTCTGCCAAAATTGGAGCCACTGATCCAAA ATACTTACAGGGAGGAGACCCTTCAGGTCATGATTGGGTGCCTGCTGAGTGTGATGTCTCCATTAGACCTGGCTGGTTTTGGCATGCATCAGAAATCCCAAAATCTGCAATGAGGCTTCTTGATATATATTACAAATCTGTTGGCAGAAACTGCCTATTGTTACTAAATGTGCCCCCTAACTCTTCAGGCCTTGTATCAGCTGAAGACATTAAAGTGCTTCAAGAATTTACTGAACTCCAGAAGTCTATATTTTCTTATAATCTAGCCAAGAATGCTCTTCTTAGTGCCAGCAGTACACGAGGCGGCATTGTCGATTCACGGTTTGACCCCAACAATGTCCTTGAAGAAGGAATCTACACCTATTGGGCTCCTGAGGAGAATCAATCAAATTGGGAGTTATATTTAGATCTTTCGGAGTCGGTATCTTTCAATGTTCTGCAAGTGCAAGAACCAATTCAAATGGGACAACGGATTATTGAGTTCCATCTTGAGATTGAAAAAGATGGGGAATGGAAAAAAGTGATCAATGGCACCACAGTAGGATATCAGAGGCTTTTGCAATTTCCCACTGTAGAATCTCAGCACCTGAAATTTGTTATAGACAAGACTCGGGCAGACCCACTAATTTCTTTTTTGGGTGTCTATATGGATTCATTTTCCCTTGTGGGTAATAAATTTGATAATAGCTCACAAATGCACTTCAACAGCAGTGCAGTAGTTCAGGAAGCTAGAAGCAACCATTTCTTGAACAGCAGTGAAGTACTTCGGCAAACTAGTCCCAATCATACTCAAACTGCTGCATTGTAA